The following proteins come from a genomic window of Malus domestica chromosome 02, GDT2T_hap1:
- the LOC108174905 gene encoding uncharacterized mitochondrial protein AtMg00820-like — translation MRNLNEIYPTCNFCQLEPEDSNEAMNKVAWKKAMQDEITVIKKNATLELTEGLSEKPVIGVKWVYKTKLNLDGFVQKNKARLVAKGYSQQPGVDFNETFAPVARLYTIRTLIALAAQKGWKLHQLDVKSVFLIGY, via the coding sequence ATGAGAAATCTGAATGAGATATATCCAACTTGTAATTTCTGTCAATTGGAACCAGAAGATTCCAATGAAGCTATGAATAAGGTTGCTTGGAAGAAAGCAATGCAGGATGAAATCACCGTCATTAAGAAGAATGCCACTTTGGAACTAACTGAGGGACTAAGTGAGAAACCTGTTATAGGGGTAAAGTGGgtttacaaaacaaaattgaacttGGATGGATTTGTGCAGAAGAACAAGGCTAGGTTGGTTGCAAAAGGCTACTCACAGCAACCTGGGGTAGATTTCAATGAGACATTTGCCCCAGTTGCTAGATTATACACCATTAGGACCCTTATTGCTCTTGCAGCACAAAAAGGGTGGAAATTACACCAATTGGACGTTAAATCAGTTTTCCTAATTGGATATTGA